Proteins encoded together in one Ictidomys tridecemlineatus isolate mIctTri1 chromosome 3, mIctTri1.hap1, whole genome shotgun sequence window:
- the Zfp3 gene encoding zinc finger protein 3 homolog has product MPVASDTKTTAAGSALAAERHREPERSERGAVAASDCEMGTENKEGIKEEIFEESELHGPTLEKLPKVVYQVHGFRAACEEDILEEHSRESSEDITQQMSPQERDFAPGLIIFKKSPSSEKDQQDSESERGCRPTPNLVTHQGDATAGSVNTFATSGQNFIENLEPNRIRRTSVGEKPHSCKECGKAFNQNSHLIQHMRVHSGEKPFECKECGKTFGTNSSLRRHLRIHAGEKPFACNECGKAFIQSSHLIHHHRIHTGERPYKCEECGKAFSQNSALILHQRIHTGEKPYECNECGKTFRVSSQLIQHQRIHTEERYHECNECGKAFKHSSGLIRHQKIHTGEKPYLCNECGKGFGQSSELIRHQRIHTGDKPYECNECGKTFGQNSEIIRHIRIHTGEKPYVCKECGKAFRGNSELLRHERIHTGEKPYECFECGKAFRRTSHLIVHQRIHTGEKPHQCNECARTFWDNSELLLHQKIHIGEKPYECSECEKTFSQHSQLTIHQRIHTGEKPYECQECQKTFSRSSHLLRHQSIHCME; this is encoded by the exons ATGCCCGTCGCCAGTGACACCAAGACAACAGCTGCAGGTTCTGCGCTAGCTGCCGAGCGGCACCGGGAGCCGGAGCGGAGTGAACGTGGGGCGGTAGCGGCCAGCG attGTGAGATGGGGACTGAAAACAAAGAGGGGATTAAGGAAGAAATTTTTGAAGAATCTGAGCTGCATGGGCCAACGTTAGAAAAACTTCCAAAAGTGGTTTACCAAGTTCATGGGTTTAGAGCAGCTTGTGAAGAAGACATATTAGAGGAACATTCGAGAGAGTCCTCAGAAGACATTACACAACAGATGTCTCCCCAGGAGAGAGATTTTGCACCAGGGTTGATAATCTTTAAGAAATCACCCTCAAGTGAGAAAGACCAACAGGATAGTGAAAGTGAGAGAGGCTGCAGGCCTACTCCTAATCTGGTGACACATCAGGGAGATGCTACAGCAGGGAGTGTCAATACATTTGCTACCTCTGGccagaattttatagagaatttAGAACCTAACAGAATTCGGAGGACATCTGTGGGGGAAAAGCCTCATTcatgtaaagaatgtgggaaagcctttaatCAGAACTCACATCTCATCCAGCATATGAGAGTTCATAGTGGAGAAAAACCCTTTGAATGCAAAGAATGTGGAAAGACATTTGGAACTAACTCAAGCCTTCGAAGACACCTGAGGATTCATGCTGGAGAGAAACCCTTTGCTTGTAATGAATGTGGAAAGGCCTTCATCCAGAGTTCACATCTTATCCACCATCATAGGATTCACACCGGAGAGAGaccctataaatgtgaagaatgtggtaAAGCCTTCAGTCAGAATTCAGCTCTTATTCtacaccagagaatccacactggagagaaaccttatgaatGTAATGAGTGTGGGAAGACCTTTAGGGTTAGCTCACAGCTTATTCAgcatcagagaattcatactgaagAAAGATACCATGAGTGCAAtgagtgtggcaaagccttcaagCATAGCTCAGGCCTTATTagacaccagaaaattcatactggagaaaaaccctATCTGTGTAATGAATGTGGGAAGGGCTTTGGTCAGAGTTCTGAACTTATTCGGCATCAAAGAATTCACACAGGAGACAAACCCTACGAATGTAACGAATGTGGGAAAACCTTTGGCCAGAACTCAGAGATTATTAGACACATTAGAATTCATACTGGTGAGAAGCCCTACGtatgtaaagaatgtgggaagGCCTTTAGGGGGAATTCAGAACTTCTTAGACAtgagagaattcacactggagagaaaccctatgagtGTTTCgagtgtgggaaggccttcagGCGGACATCTCACCTTATTGTCCACCAGAGGatccatactggagaaaaacccCATCAATGTAATGAGTGTGCAAGAACCTTTTGGGATAACTCTGAGCTGCTTCTCCACCAAAAAATTCATATTGGAGAAAAGCCTTATGAGTGTAGTGAGtgtgagaaaacattcagccagCACTCCCAACTTACCATacatcagagaattcacactggagagaagccttatgagTGTCAAGAGTGTCAGAAGACCTTCAGTCGGAGCTCTCACCTCCTCCGACATCAAAGCATTCATTGTATGGAATGA